Genomic window (Thiosulfatimonas sediminis):
TTAGCGGCAAGGTAATGAAAATGGGTTCACCGGTGATTATTCCGAATATCGATTTGGAAGACGATTACCTGTGCCGTACGGTGGCACGTTCGACCCTACCGCAAGAAACGGTTGCCTTTATCGCCACGCCGATTTTGCGCAAGGGTAAGAACATCGGTGTATTAGCGGTCAACCGCTTGAGAAACCGTTCGCGTTCCTTGGACAGAGATTTAGGTATTCTTAAATTGATTGCTCTGTTCATTGGGGAAATTCTTGCGGTGAATGAACTGATTGAAAAACAGACGCAGGTGCTGAAAGAAGAGAATGAACAGTTGCGTGCCATGGCGGTTAGCCAAGGCAGTCAATACGGTATTATCGGCGAAAGTCCGGCGGTCATGGCATCGTTGAACAAAGCCGCTCGCGCCGCCAATGTGTCGGTGACGGTATTGCTGAAGGGCGAATCAGGAACCGGTAAAGAAAAATTCTCGCGCATGTTGCACATGGCGTCCAATCGTCAGGACGGCCCTTTTATCGCCATCAACTGTGCTGCGATTCCGTTGGAATTGTTGGAGTCAGAATTGTTCGGCCACGAAAAAGGGGCTTTTACCGGCGCCACCGCGACTAAGCCAGGTAAAATCGAAATGGCCAATAAGGGCACGCTCTTCTTGGATGAGATCGGTGATCTTGATTTAGGGTTGCAGGCCAAGTTACTGCGCGTATTGGAAGAGCGCAGTATTACGCGTATCGGCTCGAATAAAGCGATTCCGGTGGATGTACGGATTATTGTTGCCTCGCACAAAAACCTGCAAGAGTCGGTCAACCAAGGTAATTTCCGACTGGATTTATTCTATCGTCTGAATGTGTTTCCGATTGAATTGCCGGCGCTGCGTGAGCGAGATGGCGATATTCGTCTGCTGGCGCGTCACTTCTTGAATCAGGCAAATCAGGAATATCACACCAATGTTATTTTTGATCGCGGGGCACTAGAGTTTCTAGAGCGCTATGAATGGCCGGGGAATATCCGTCAGTTAGAGAACGTGATAAAGCGCGCGGTATTGTTGGCGGAAGATGGACAGATGATCACCGATCGCTTGATTCAGCGAATCATCCGTGAAGAAAGCGGGATTGTCTTTAATGAAAATACGCCGCCGCCGGCCGCAATTTCCGCGCCGGAAGCTGTAAACGCAGCAGCTTCTCGGGTGGGCGCGATGCCGCCGCTAACCGTTGCGGAAACAGTACATTATGCGCAAGCGATGCCGCCAACCCCTCCGCCTAACGCTTTTAACGCTGACAGTGAAATCAAGCGTAATTATTGGAAGGTAAGCGATTCTGAGAAGGATTTATTGCTACAGGCGCTGGAAAGAGCGCATGGCAATAAAAGCCATGCCGCACGTATGCTTAATATGACGCCAAGGCAATACAATTACCGTTATAAAAAACTTGGACTCGGTTAGATCTTTTTAAGCGCGTTCTGTTTTTATTAATTTAGTGCTAGTATCTATGTGTAATAAAATATCTAAAAATATTGATGAATTACACGGTATAAAGCACTAAATGATAATTAAAGAAATCGAATCTAAGGTAGAATCTCTCCAACTGCTGGAATCCCTACTAGCAGGGAAAATCACCCCAAATCAACGAAAAAACATCCAAGCGGAAATTAATGCCCTGAAAAAAGGTGTTGCAGGGGAAAAGCAGGCCGCCTTCTATATCAATCAAATCTTTAGTAAAAGCTTTAAAGCCCATGATATTCGTTTGAATGTTGATGGTGATATAGCTCAGATTGACCATATCGCCATGAATAAATACGGTGCTGTATTTTTATTTGAAACCAAGAATTTTTCAAATGATGTCAAAATTGATGAAGATGGGATCTTTAATTTCTATGATTCAAGAAAAAAGGATTTTCGTCCTTTTCCTTCACCTATCGAACAGTCTAAACGTCATGAAAGAGTGTTGAGAAAAGCATTCGAGCAAATTGGTTTTATACCTATTGGGGTTGAGCATTTTGTGATTTTTGATTACAAGGCAAAAATTTCAAAACCTAAAACTGGGTTTGATAATGTTTGTTATCCAGATATGCTCGAGAAAGCGCATGAAAAATTTGTAAACAGTATTGATGTGGTAGGTGCGTTTAAGGGGCTTGGTAATTTAGCCTTGAGAACGATTAAGTCGGATAGTCTTGCAGTAGAGGAATCATTGCAAGTTTTGATTGATAGATTTCATCAACCCGCTGAAATTGATTACAGAGCAAAGTTTGGCATTTATCTTGAGGAAGAAGCTAAAGGGGCAGAGTCTGTGCAGGAGGTGTTTGCTTCTGAGTCTCAAGAGGCCAAAGAAAAAGAGTTCACTATGTTGACCCTTGCTAAAGCAGCCAAGCAAATTGGTATGAAGACCAAGGAACTTGAGGATATTTTAGTGAATGATGGGTTTATGTCTCGGAACGAAAACGGCTTTGTAACAGTAACTGATAAAGGGAAACAAAATGGTATTCAGTGGCGGAAAGGTAGGGGAGGATACTATTTCTTGATACCTAAAGACCAATTACCAAAAGTTAGTTAGGTTTGGTTGACACTTGATTGTGTTGCTATTAAATATAAAGGGTTCTGAAAACAGAACCCTATTTTGTTGTTTGAGTTTAATCAAGCTGCATCGGTAATCTGTTTGTAGAGATTATTGGCTTGATTGACCAATTCTCCGCTAAGGGCAAAGCCTTGCAGGTGGTCTTCCTGATCTTTGTACACCAGTTTTTGGTTGTCGCCGATTTGCGTTTCGGTTTGCCAAGCGTCTTGGTCGTTCGCACCAAGCGGTAGGCTGAGCATAATCGACAGGGTCGAGGTTTTGGTTTTAATCAAAGGTGACACTGCATCGAAGGTCACGTCGATATTGCCATTCAGGTGGGCGGCAATAGTGGTGGCTTGGCGGCGAATCGGTTCAAGGAAGGCTTGCACTCCCGCATCTGACTCAGCACAGTCACCAATTGCGTACACATCCGGGTTCGATGTTTGGCAGTAATGATTGATTTTGATACCGCGATTGACTTCCAAACTCAGTTTCTTAGCTAGGCCGACATTTGGCGCGATGCCGATTGCGGATAGCACTAGCCCTGTCGTCAGTTGTTCACCGTTATCTAAGCTTAGATCGTAAGCACCGCTTGTACCGTTCATTTCGGTTACCGTCTGACCAAAGCGAATATCAACGCCTTTTACGGCCAATTTGTCTGCTAGGTCTGCGGCAATCGATTTCGGTAACATGCCTGACATTAATTGTTGTTCTCGTACCATTAAGGTCACCGATATACCGGCTTCGATTAGGTCTTCCGCCATTTCTGTTCCAATTAAGCCGCCGCCGATAATGGTGATGTGATCAATTTCGGTAATCGTTTGGCGGAATCGGCGATAACTCGGCAAATCGTTTAAAGTGACCATTTCATGGGCGACCGAACCGGCAATTTGTGGTTTTAGTGCCTTGGCGCCAGTGGCGATGATCAGTTTGTCATAATAGAAGTTACCACGAGTGGTCAGTACCTTCTTATACTTTTCGCTAACCGACATCACGCGGGTTAACGTTTTTACGCCGATATTCAGTTCTGTCGATTTTTGCGCTGCGCTGTATTCTTTCAAGTCGTCGGCAGAGCGTTCTTGGCGGAGTGCCATCGATAGTGATGGTTTTGGGTAAACGATTCCGTCATCAGCGGTAATCAGTGTGATCTCTGCATCCGGCAGTTCTTTACGTACTGCTTCGGCAACTTGCCAACCTGCGTAGCCGGAGCCGATAATCATTACATCGGCATGATTGCTGACTTTGTGAGAAGGTTGTGTGCCGTCATCTGGAGTTGCATGCGCCATCTCTTCAAGCGGGATAAAGTCAGCTTTGCTCACCAAGCAGAGTGGGCAGTACCAATCGTCTGGAATGTCATCGAAACGGGTTCCTGGGGCTAATCCTGAATCCGGATCGCCTTCTTCTTCGTCGTAGATCAGTCCGCACACTTTACAGATGTACTTGCGATATTCTTGCTGGCTCATAATTTATCTCCTTTTGCCGTTGCTGCACTGCTTGCTTGTTAAGCAGCGGCTAGCCCAACTTCTAGGCGCTGAATTTCTTTGCGTAAATGTTTGATTGATGGCGTAACCAGAATGACGAAATAGGCCTCGCGCCATTTGCGTTGCGCGGTGGCATCGACGATATAGCCTTTCGCGCCGGCATGTTGCATTACCGAATCGGCAGAGCGTTTGGTGATTTCCGCACCCAGTAAACGCGCTTCCAAAATCGTGCGGAAGAAGTCGTCGCCCGGTGTGTAAATTTTGCTGGCGAGTTGTTCTATCAGTTCCAGTGCGTCATCAAGTTCTTCTTGTAATTCTTCCGGTTTGTTATCCAGATATTGGTTGATGGCACTTAGCGATAGATTCGATTTGTGCATGTCGTTAATCATGCCTTGGATAACGCCGGCAGCCATGCCGGTTTGTAGCAGCACAAAGCCGGCTTTGATTTTCTGTAAATACGGTTTCACCGGATCTGCCAACAGGTATTTCTTCGGCAGGAATGCATCTTTGAAGAACATCGCATAAGTCCCGGTGCCTTCCATGCCGACGAATTCGACTTGTTGTTTTAAAGTGAAGCCTTCTAAGTCGCACGGAATGATTGCCATAACATCACGTAATGTATTGCCTTCTTCATCGACCACATGGAAAACCGAACCGAAGAAATGCTCGGATGATTCCGGTGCTAGATTGGATACCCAAGGTAGTGAGCCATTGATGATATAACCGTCTTCGGTTTCCACCGCGCTCAGTTTTAGCGGTTCGATACCGGCAAAATATTTCATTGGATTCGATAGGCTAGTCGCCCCGAATGCTTCGCCATTAATCATTTTCGGTAAGATATTCTCTTTTAACCAAGGGTTTTCCGAATTTTCGATATACCAGCAGCAAACTACGTGCGCCCACATCATGAAACCGGTCGACATACACTCTTCGGAAACTTGCGCCATATTCTGAATGGTTTTGAATAGATCCAGTTCGGTTCCGCTGACAGAAGGTGCAATTTCAGTGTAAGCACCGGCTTTGCCTAATTCAGCGAGTACTTTGGTGGTGTATTCGCCATGGTCGATTGATAGGGTTAAAGGTTTAAGTGTTTTTTCGATAACTTGGGATAACATTTTCTTCTCCTTAAGCTTCTTAGGGAGCCTCTGATTCAATAAGAGGCTCCTTAGGGAAGTGTCGAATAAGTCCTGAATGTGCTGTGCCAGAGCTAATTAAAGGCGTATTCGGCACTTCCTTAAATTGCCGTGCCGCCACAATCTGGGTGACGACACAGGCAAGTGAAATGGTTTACATTAATTCAGCTTTTACTGGTACTGGGTTGATGTAAGTGTTAGCAACCGGTGACCATTTCGTCGCATGCTTAACTAGATCGTCTAATTCTTCACGAGTCGCATCTGGTGATTCCACATCGTAGAATGCACGCACTTCACGTACACCTAGAACCTTCTCTGGATCGACGTCGCCTGTCCCCCAAACCGCAGTAATATTAATGTCCGCTTCTAGGTTTACTTCGAGTTTGGTTAGGGTGATGCCGCGAGCTGTCGCATTTGCTTGGATCCCTACCGAGAGACATGAACCTAAAGAAAGTAGCGCCATCTCAGAAGGGTTAGGTGCAGTGTCTTCAC
Coding sequences:
- a CDS encoding sigma-54-dependent Fis family transcriptional regulator: MPDSLDIANHSEYIVIRQAAEQIERAHKPEEAITDILSLISRQMGLNRGRVLLHDKSDSVLYAAYSFGLTDLEVSRSRFADNEGISGKVMKMGSPVIIPNIDLEDDYLCRTVARSTLPQETVAFIATPILRKGKNIGVLAVNRLRNRSRSLDRDLGILKLIALFIGEILAVNELIEKQTQVLKEENEQLRAMAVSQGSQYGIIGESPAVMASLNKAARAANVSVTVLLKGESGTGKEKFSRMLHMASNRQDGPFIAINCAAIPLELLESELFGHEKGAFTGATATKPGKIEMANKGTLFLDEIGDLDLGLQAKLLRVLEERSITRIGSNKAIPVDVRIIVASHKNLQESVNQGNFRLDLFYRLNVFPIELPALRERDGDIRLLARHFLNQANQEYHTNVIFDRGALEFLERYEWPGNIRQLENVIKRAVLLAEDGQMITDRLIQRIIREESGIVFNENTPPPAAISAPEAVNAAASRVGAMPPLTVAETVHYAQAMPPTPPPNAFNADSEIKRNYWKVSDSEKDLLLQALERAHGNKSHAARMLNMTPRQYNYRYKKLGLG
- a CDS encoding nuclease-related domain-containing protein is translated as MIIKEIESKVESLQLLESLLAGKITPNQRKNIQAEINALKKGVAGEKQAAFYINQIFSKSFKAHDIRLNVDGDIAQIDHIAMNKYGAVFLFETKNFSNDVKIDEDGIFNFYDSRKKDFRPFPSPIEQSKRHERVLRKAFEQIGFIPIGVEHFVIFDYKAKISKPKTGFDNVCYPDMLEKAHEKFVNSIDVVGAFKGLGNLALRTIKSDSLAVEESLQVLIDRFHQPAEIDYRAKFGIYLEEEAKGAESVQEVFASESQEAKEKEFTMLTLAKAAKQIGMKTKELEDILVNDGFMSRNENGFVTVTDKGKQNGIQWRKGRGGYYFLIPKDQLPKVS
- a CDS encoding NAD(P)/FAD-dependent oxidoreductase translates to MAHATPDDGTQPSHKVSNHADVMIIGSGYAGWQVAEAVRKELPDAEITLITADDGIVYPKPSLSMALRQERSADDLKEYSAAQKSTELNIGVKTLTRVMSVSEKYKKVLTTRGNFYYDKLIIATGAKALKPQIAGSVAHEMVTLNDLPSYRRFRQTITEIDHITIIGGGLIGTEMAEDLIEAGISVTLMVREQQLMSGMLPKSIAADLADKLAVKGVDIRFGQTVTEMNGTSGAYDLSLDNGEQLTTGLVLSAIGIAPNVGLAKKLSLEVNRGIKINHYCQTSNPDVYAIGDCAESDAGVQAFLEPIRRQATTIAAHLNGNIDVTFDAVSPLIKTKTSTLSIMLSLPLGANDQDAWQTETQIGDNQKLVYKDQEDHLQGFALSGELVNQANNLYKQITDAA
- a CDS encoding acyl-CoA dehydrogenase family protein encodes the protein MLSQVIEKTLKPLTLSIDHGEYTTKVLAELGKAGAYTEIAPSVSGTELDLFKTIQNMAQVSEECMSTGFMMWAHVVCCWYIENSENPWLKENILPKMINGEAFGATSLSNPMKYFAGIEPLKLSAVETEDGYIINGSLPWVSNLAPESSEHFFGSVFHVVDEEGNTLRDVMAIIPCDLEGFTLKQQVEFVGMEGTGTYAMFFKDAFLPKKYLLADPVKPYLQKIKAGFVLLQTGMAAGVIQGMINDMHKSNLSLSAINQYLDNKPEELQEELDDALELIEQLASKIYTPGDDFFRTILEARLLGAEITKRSADSVMQHAGAKGYIVDATAQRKWREAYFVILVTPSIKHLRKEIQRLEVGLAAA
- a CDS encoding OsmC family protein, which encodes MSEAQQIYVPSCLRPIDSDGLTKLGEAGKADPNQIKTLKSKTVLEGQFKNLNYIRGLDPIIVDEPPGLLGEDTAPNPSEMALLSLGSCLSVGIQANATARGITLTKLEVNLEADINITAVWGTGDVDPEKVLGVREVRAFYDVESPDATREELDDLVKHATKWSPVANTYINPVPVKAELM